The genome window AATTCAAATGATTGCATATGAAACAGGTGGACATGGAAGACATTGGATTTCAATATTTTCAAATTTAGAAATTATGTTACCCTCTTTTGATGAACAAACCAAAATAGCTAATTTCCTTTCCTCGATTGATTCAAAAATTGAAGTTGAGAATCAATTATTACAAAAATTAAAGGAACAGAAAAAGTTTTTATTACAGCAAATGTTTGTATAGATTTTATATAAACATTTGCTGTAAAAGATAATTCTTTTGTTTTTCAAGTTGTTGTAAAACTAATTTTTCGGTTTCTATTTTTTGATCGATTTTCGATAGAAAAAATGCTATGTGATTTTGTTCTTTCAATGAAGGAATAGAAATTTTGAATTTTGAAAATTCAGTCTTATTAATAATAGGCATAGTAGATGTACTTTGTGTAGATTTTATAATCTCAGCAATGTTTTTTACTGCATAAAATATAAACTCATTGCTAAAATACGAGTGAGGAATGATACTGTTGATTTGTTGATTTGTTACCGATGGATATAGAGATAAACTCATTTTTCCTATTGATGCTATACAAGTAAACATTATACTTTTTGGCGGAAGAATTTTAAGTTTATCAGTTTTTTTAATTGTTCGCTCTGTTGAATGCTGATATTTATTTTCCTTTATGTCTGTTGGTGTTACAAATTGAATATTTCCACTCCATAAATCTAAATCTTTAGTACTAGGTGTTTTTCCCGTAATTATTTCTCCGACCTCTCCTAAGCTTACTAATTTCCATTCATCAGATAACTCTTTAAACCTAATTTTTTGAGTAAATATTTTTTGGCTAACACTTTTAATTAAGGTTTCTAATTGTTCTATTATTTTGTTTTGGGTTGAGATTCTTTCGTCAATAAGATCAATAAAAGAAACTATTTTTTGTTGTTCTTGAACTTCCGGGAAATTAATTTTAATTCCTTTAATAATACCAGCACTTAAATTTTCTTGGCCTCCTTGATTACTTAAATCTCTTATCTCATCATATCTTTTTGTGAGATTTTGAAAAGCAAAAAGGGGATTGAGAACGTCATTATTTGTTGTTATTGCCCCACAAGCTTGATTTGTTGTCGCTTCAATATTTAATATTGCAACTTTACCTCTCGTTTTTCCTTGACCATACATGGCTATCAGTAAAGTACCTTTTGGAAATAGTTTTGCTGATGAATTAGTAAGCCCTTCTTCTGTTATATATTCGTCTACTTTCTCGATAAAGTTGAAATCAATTAAACTCGTAGAAACCCAAGGAATGTTGCCATTCCAGTAGGAAGAGGTAGATCTATTTGGAGTTCCACCTGAGGAAACAATTGCTACTTCCCCCAATTTCCTCGTTTTCCATTCGTCAGTAAACCCCGGAAATCTCAAATTTGGAACATTATCTACTTTTAATTTTTTATTTGTCATCTCGATAATTTAATTTTCGTTAGTAAAAACATTAAGGATAAAAAAATTAAAAAACAAGTCCTAATTCTTTGAAATACACATCAATTTCTTGATCCAACTCCGCTCGTTTAGCTTCCAAAGATTTGATTTCTTGCATTACTGCGTGAATATCAATTTCCTCTTCCTCTTCAAAAGTATCCACATAACGAGGAATATTAAGATTATAATCATTCTCGGCTACTTCTTGCAAAGTAGCTAAATGACTGTATTTCTCAATAGAAGTTCGGTTGCGATAGGTTTCTACAATTTTATCAATATGCTCATCACGAAGCATATTTTGGTTTTTCACTTTTTCAAAATCTTTGCTCGCATCAATAAACAAAATGTGATCTGGATCCTCCTTACACTTTTTGAAAACCAGAATACAAGTCGGAATACTCGTTCCGTAAAAAATATTGGCAGGCAAACCAATAACGGTATCCAAATAATTTTTCTGTTCGATCAGATATTTTCGAATATGCAATTCAGCCGCACCACGAAACAAAACGCCATGTGGCAATACAATCGCCATCGTTCCATTTTCTGCCAAATGATAAATCATGTGTTGTACAAATGCAAAATCAGCTTTACTTGCAGGAGCTAATTTTCCATATTGGCTAAAACGATCATCATTTAAAAATAAAGGATTCGCACTCCAATTTGCCGAGAATGGAGGATTTGCTACAATAGCCTCAAAAGGCATATCGTTTAAATGTTGAGGATTTTCAAGAGTGTCTTCCTGTTTAATATCAAATTTAAGATAATGAACTCCGTGCAAAATCATATTCATTCGAGCAAGATTGTAAGTTGTGCGATTCATTTCTTGTCCGAAGAAATTATTGACATCTTTCACTTCTTTGGCTACACGCAACAACAAAGACCCTGAACCACAAGTAGGATCATAAACCGATTTTAGACGATTTTTACCTGTAGTCACAATTTTTGCAAGTATCTTGGAAACCTCTTGTGGTGTATAAAATTCACCTGCTTTTTTTCCTGCACCACTCGCAAACTGACCAATCAAATATTCGTACGCATCACCTAAGACATCTAATTCTGTATCATTTAGTTTAAAATCAATTTCATCTAAATGAACCAAAACTTTTACGATGATTTCATTTCTTGCCTCGGCAGTTTTACCCAATTTGGTACTGTTGAGATCCATATCTTCAAACAAGTTATCAAAGTCTTCTTCACTTTGAGTACCCATAGTACTTAATTGGATATTTGTCAAGATTTTTTGTAAATCTTCAAGAATAAATGTATCTGTATCACTATTTCCTCGTCGCGCAATTTCACTAAAAAGTTCAGAAGGTTTTAGAAAATAACCTAAAGTTTCTAAAGCTTCTTCTCTTACTGCATCGATGTATGCTTGACCTTCAGATGTATTTTCATTAATATCTATGAACTTAATTTTGTCTTCTTCTAAAATAGAATTGGCATAAATCTCCATTTTTTCTGCCAAATATTTGTAAAAAATAAATCCCAAAATATAATCTCGGAATTCATCAGCATTCATTTTACCACGTAGCGTATTCGCAATATTCCAAAGCTGTTGCTCTAATATTTTCTTTTGTTCTTCTGACATTTTAAATGAAATTTATGATTGAGGATTTATAGTCTCAAAAAGTAACCGCTAAAATAAGAAACAATAAAAGAAATTAAAAATATTTAAAATAAAGAAAAAATATAATAAAATGAAGAAAAACAAATAATAAGTAATAAAAAATGGTACTCTTTGTCTTCCAAAGGTACCATTTGTCTTTGCGGAGAGTGAGGGATTCGAACCCCCGGAGGTGTGACCCTCAACAGTTTTCAAGACTGCCGCATTCGACCACTCTGCCAACTCTCCAATAACGCAGTTTATTGCGGTATTGCGAGTGCAAATATAGAACGCTTTTTCGTTTTTCCAAACTCTGAAAACAAATATTTTTAAAATATTTTTTAACAAAATGATTCTCAATAGAATATTTTTTATTCTTTTTTTTGAAAATAGTCATTTATATCTTTGTTGTAATTAATTTTAGTCATGATTAGAAGAATTGAAGAAGTAGATTTTGCGAGATTGAGAGACATTTGGGAAAGTTCGGTTAGTAACACACACCATTTTTTAGCAGAAGAAGATTTTGAATATTATAGAGAAAATTTACCTAATTATTTTCCGCATGTAGCCTTATTTGGTTACGAAATCGGAAATCAATTGGTAGGATTTGTAGGTGTTGCAGCACAAAATCTTGAAATGTTATTTATTCACAATGATTTTCGAAGAAAAGGAGTAGGGAAGGCTTTGTTGGATTTTTCTATTCAGGAATTGAATGTGAAATCGGTTGATGTGAATGAACAAAATCAGCAAGCGATTGATTTTTATTTAAGCCAAGGTTTTAAGGTTACTTCTCGTTCTGAAAAAGATAACGAGGGAAAAGCTTATCCTATTTTGCATTTGAGTTTATAATTTCGGGAGAGAAGCTTAACTTTGTCGCATATTTTTTAGCCATGCATTCATTAACAGAATTATCATCAACTCAAAAGAATCGCATTCGATTCGCTGTTTCACTCTTCTTTTTTTCGCAAGGTTTAGCTTTTTCGTCTTGGGCAAGTCGCATTCCGACGATTAAATCAGATTTAGGAATTTCAGAAGGTCAATTGGGAACATTACTTTTATTGATGCCAATTGGGCAATTGTGTACAATGGCACTTTCAGGAAAATTAGTCGCGAAATTTGGAAGTAAAAATGTCTTACGAATTGTCGTTTTAATTTATCCTTTAATACTTTGTTGTATAGGTTTGGATCAAAATTTTTATCAATTAGGTGCTGTCTTATTTTTCTTTGGAGTAATAGGAAACATGTGCAATATTTCGGTGAATACGCAAGGAGTTGAAGTCGAAAAAATATATGGAAAATCGATTATGTCCTCTTTTCATGGTGCGTGGAGTATAGCTGGTTTTACAGGTGCTTTGATTGGTTTATTGATGATGAATTTGCATGTGAATACATTTTATCATTTTGTATTTATTTATGGCTTAATTATTTTGAGCTGGTTCATTAATAAAAAATATTTAGTCGATTCTACACCAGCTCCAGCGAAGGAAAAGAAATCTATTTTTTCAAAACCAGATACTGTTTTGGTTCAACTAGGAATTATAGGTTTTTTGAGCATGGCAACAGAAGGTGCGATGTTCGATTGGAGTGGTGTTTATTTCCAAGATATCGTAAAAGCACCTCAAAATTTGGTTGTCGTTGGTTATGCTTCTTTTATGGTAATGATGGCAACAGGACGTTTCGTTGGTGATTATTTTATCAGTAAATATGGAAAACAACGCGTGATGCAAATTAGTGGAATTTTGATGTTTTCTGGTTTGATGCTTTCAGTATTTTTTCCTCAATTTATTGTGTGTACAATTGCATTTATGATGGTTGGATTGGGTGTTGCGTGTAATGTTCCGACAGTTTATAGTGTAGCGGGAAAAAACAAAAATGTAAATCCAGGCGTTGCATTGGCAATGGTTTCGAGTATCTCTTTTTTAGGATTTTTAATGGGACCACCACTGATTGGTTATATTGCTGAAGCTTTTGATTTGAGATATTCTTATGCGTTATTTGCTTGCTTTGGATTGATTATGGTTTTTATGGTTGGTAGAATGAAAATCTTTAAAAACATTAATAACTAATTTATAGCTTTTCAAAAAAAAAGTAATGATTAACTTGTAAGAAGTATACATAATTATAAATTTGCCTTTTTAATTATTATGAAACAAATATGTTTCGAATTTTAGTAAACAATAAGTTTTTTAACGTAATCCTTTCAATATCGTACACATTAGCTATTATAGCATTATTGGTAATGTTTGGATTTGGATTTCCTGTTGAGTATAAACTTTATATAAACATTTTTTTTATCATTCTACTATCTGTCGGAATTTTAAGAACAATACTTAAATATGTTTATTTTAAAGAAAAAATTATTCCGCGAGTCATCATTTTTGATATAGTAAGTATACTATTTATTCTTTATTGCATTAAAATGCAAATAACCGATTATAGTTGGTTTTTTGTCAGCAAATATTTGCAATTTGCTATTGTTTTAAAATTAGTAAGAGAAATTGCTACACCTAACCTTAATTTCAAACGTTCTGTAATTACTCCTCCCCAATTATTTATTTTCAGTTTTTTTATTTTAGTTTTTGGAGGAGCTTGTTTACTTATGTTGCCAAAAGCAACATATCATCCAATTTCTTTTCTAGACGCACTATTTACAGCGACGAGCGCAGTTTGTGTAACAGGATTAACTTCTGTTGATACTTATATAACTTATACGCCTGTTGGTCATTTTATTTTAATGTTATTAATACAAGCAGGAGGTTTAGGTATTTTGACATTTGCTGGATATATTGCTTATTTTTTCAAAGGAAATAGTTCTTATGAGAATCAAATAGCATTAGGAAGTATTGCAAACAACGATTCTTTGAGTGAAGTTTTTTCTTTTGTAAAAAGGATTATCTATTTAACTTTTGGTATCGAATTCGTAGGAGCTGTATTAATTTATATTTCAATTGCACCTTATAATATTAGTATTGTTGACAAATTATTTTTTAGTATTTTTCATTCAGTTTCGGCTTTTTGTAATGCAGGTTTTTCTACATTGCCAAATGGATTAATGAACAAAGGTTTTGTTCACAATTATGGATTTCAATCTGTTCTAATCACATTGATATTCTTAGGAGGAATAGGTTTTCCTATCTTGATTAATATTCTACGTTATACAGATTATTTAATCAGAAAATTAATTTCAAAAATTCTCCATAATAAAAATAATCGTAAGAATTGGGTTTTTACATTAAGTTCTAAAGTTAATTTAATCACCTCATTAACAATACTAATTATTTCTACAATCATATTATTCTTCGAAGAATATTATTCTACATTAGGACAACATCAAGGTTTCGGAAAGTTTATTTCAGCTTTATTTATCGCCATAACGCCTCGTACAGCAGGTTTTAATAATATAGATTTTTCTCACTTACAATTCTCTTCCATACTTTTGGTTATTTTGTTAATGTGGATTGGTGCTTCACCAGCATCAACAGGAGGAGGAATTAAAACGAGTACTTTTGCAATTGCAATTCTTAATTTTATTAATATTGCACGCGGAAAAAATAAAATCGAAATTTACAAAAGAGAATTAAGCCCTATCAATGTACAAAAAGCTTTTGCTACAATGACCTTATCTTTTTTAGTCATTGGAATAGGAATATTTTTAATAACAAAATTTGATAATCATTTACATCTTATTGATGTTGCATTCGAAGCTTTTTCAGCTTATTCTACTGTTGGTTTATCATTAAATTTAACACCTACATTATCAGATCCAAGTAAAATTGTTGTCATTACAATGATGTTTATTGGTCGTGTTTCAATGATTACAATTTTGATGGCTTTTTTTAAGAAAACTGTTTCATCTAATTATCGTTATCCATCAGATGATATTTTAATTTAAAAGAAAATTATGAAAATAATAATTATAGGTTTAGGAAATTTCGGCGCGGCGCTTGGTAAGAAAATGGTAAAGCTTGGTCACGAAATTATCGGTGTTGACAATAATATTCAACGTGTTGAAGCTTTGAAAGATAAGTTATCCTATACCATTTGTTTAGATGCAACAGATGAATTATCAATTAATAAATTACCACTAAATAATACAGATATTGTAATTGTAAGTATTGGGGAAAATGAAGGTGCCAATATTATGGCTACTGCTATTTTTAAAAATAAAAATGTAAAACGTTTGATTAGTCGTTCTATCAATTCTTTACACGAAAATGTTTTGCAAGCAATTGGAGTTACAGAAATTATTCGACCCGAAGCTGAATCTGCAGAACGTTGGACAAAAAAACTAAATGTGAAAGGAGTTGTAGATTCTTTTGAATTAAACAAAGAGTTTAGCATTATAGAGGTTGTAACACCAAATGAATTGGTTGGAAAAACATTTGATGAAATCCAATTCAAAAAGCAACATAATATTTTGGTAATGACAATTATTAAAAACAAAGAAGAAGCTAGTTTTTTAGGTCAATATAAAATTGTTCCAGAAGTACAAGGTTTTCCTACATCAAATACAGTAATTACAAAAGATGATGTATTGGTAATCTATGGAGCAAATCAAGAAATTTATAAATTCTTAAAGAAATTTAATATTCAATAATCTTATTCTTAAACTCTAATACATGTGGTTTATGGAATTTTAAGTAAAAAATAATTCCCATAAAATAACAGACAACATCTAATATATCTGCTGTATAATTCGAAGAAAATTTTGGCATAATAAATTCTAATAAAAGACTCAAAACAAAAGCAGTAATTACCAAATAACTTGTTGGATAAACATAAACTTGATTGTTGTATTTAATTTTCGAAATGATATAACTTCCTAAGTGCGTCATAGCAGGTACCGCAAAAATATCAGTTAAATAATGGTTGAGATACTCAATTTCTATGGAATAAATTCGGGTAAGTTTGATAAAAATCCAACTCAGAATATAAAAACTAAAATAAGTATCAAACAATTTCATTTTTTAGACAACAACAAGTATTATTAACACACAAAAAGCCCCAAGAATCATCAAAAATAGGAAGAAAGCATCGTCTATTAATTTTTGAGAGGCACTTCGTTTATCTTTTTTTTCTTTCATATGCTAACTTTGTGACAAAAGTATTTAATTCATCTCGAATTGCATAAGATGAATGTCATTGTAAAGTTTTTAAAATTGGATAGATTGAATCTTTAAAATATTTTCATAACTTTAAAACAGTAAATGATTGATAATGAAAATACTTTTATTCTTTCTTTTTCCAATTGCTCTTTTTGCGCAAGAAGTTGCTCAGAATGATAATCTTAAAAATAAATTGTTGATGAATTTTGCTCAACAATCTGGTTATTTTGATTTTAAGTATTCGCAAGATTTATCGCTTGAAAAGAATAATGAATTAATCTTGGATAATGTGAAGAATTATATTAATCAGCCAACAAGTATTTCTCCTTTAAAACCTGTTGTAGAAAGAATTTCTTACGAATATGATGATTCAAAAACATACGGACAAAACTTATTTAGAAGTACTGTACACGAATTGTTTTTTAGTAAACCACTGAAATTAGGTAAATAAAAAAAGCCCAATCCTTGAATTGAGCTTTAAAATACTATAAAAATATATAAAAATTCTGAGCTTAGAATTTTATATCCTCTGTTGTTGCGATTAAATCTTGAATTGTTTCGCGACGACGAATTAAATAATCTTTGTCGTCAATTAACAAGACTTCCGCAGGTTTGAAACGCGAATTGTAATTCGAAGCCATCGAGAAACAATATGCTCCTGCATTGTGGAAACACAACACATCTCCTTCGCTAATTTCATTTATTTTACGATTCGATCCAAACGTATCTGTTTCACAAATATATCCCACAACTGTGTAATAACGGCTACGACCTTCTGGATTTGAAATATTTTCAATTTCGTGATGAGCACTATAAAACATTGGACGAATTAAATGGTTGAAACCTGTATCAATTCCTGCAAAAACAGTAGAAGTTGTTTGTTTCACAACATTTACAGTTGCTAAGAAAGATCCTGCTTCAGAAACCATATATTTTCCTGGCTCGAACATTAATGTCAAAGGTTTTCCGTACGCTTTTTCGAACTCATTGAAACGAGCTGATAAACGCTCTCCTAAATATTCAATATCTGTTTCGTCTGCGCCTGGATAGTAAGGAACTTTAAATCCTGATCCAAAATCGATGTAAGATAAATTCTTGAATTCTGCTGCAACTTCAAATAAAATTTCAGCTCCTTGTAAGAAAACATCAATATCTAAAATATCAGAACCTGTATGCATGTGAACACCATCCAAATGTAAACCTGTATTTTCTACAACACGTTTGATATGTGGTAATTGGTGAATAGAAATTCCGAATTTTGAATCAATATGTCCAACCGAAATATTTGCATTTCCACCTGCCATAATATGTGGATTAATACGCACACAAACTGGATATTTAGGAAAATCTTGACCAAATGTTTCTAAAACAGAAAGGTTATCGATATTGATGCGAACACCTAAATCAATTGCTTTTTTAATTTCAGCATACGAAACACCATTTGGCGTATAAATGATTTCTTTAGGCTTGAAACCCGCCATTAATCCCAATTCTACTTCTTGAATAGAAACCGTATCCAATCCTGAACCAAGTGATTTGAAATACTTTAAAAGATTAAGATTTGTGTTCGCCTTACATGCATAATTTAACTTTAAACGTTTGACTGTAGAAAATGCATTTGTCATCTTTTCATATTGCGATCTAATTTTGTTCGCATCATATACATACAAGGGCGCACCATATTTTTGCACCAATTCCAATAGACGTTCTCTATTCAGTTCCATTTTGTTTATTTTTTTGTTTAAAGTTAAATTTCAGTTGCCAAAATTACGGAATACAAATGGTTTTCTGAAGATAATTCAGAATAAACTTATTATAAATCAATAATTTCGAATATTGTTTAAAGATTTAAAAAATATTTCGAATATTATTCGGTAATAAATGTTTTAATCCCTCCACCATTCTTTGAAGTGAAAGACAGAATCGTTCAAATTTAGTGGTTCACCAATCATAGGCGTCAAAATATCGAGCTTATTTTGCTTACCATTCTCTATAATTTTTTCCAAAGGTTCGTCCCAAGCATGTTTTGCCAAAGCAAATTTTGCAGCATGTACAGGAATAATATGTTTAGCTTTTAAATCGGTAATGATCGCAGGTAAATCTGTTGGTAAAGCATGAATGTATTTCCAAGCATCGTTGTATTGTCCATTTTCTAGAATCGCAAAATCAAACGGACCATATTTTTCTCCAATTTCTTTGAAATGCGTATCATAACCGCTATCACCACCTAAAAATATTTTTTGCGTAGGTGTTTCCAATACATAAGAAGTCCAAAGTGTTGTATTTCGTTTAAATTTTCTACCAGAAAAATGACGAGCTGGTGTAAAAGTAATTTTTAAGTTATTTTTTAATGAAACGCTTGTGTTCCATTCTTCTTCGATTAATTGTTCTGGTAGATAATTCCACTTCTCGAAATGTGCGCCAACTCCAAGCGGAAGAATCACTTTCTCCACTTTTGGACGTAATTCTTTCACTGTTTCATAATCCAAGTGATCGTAATGATCGTGTGAAATAACCAAATAATCAATCTTTGGGAAATCTTTTGCGTGATACGTATTTGCTCCTTTAAATGCTTTATTGAAAATTGGTAAAGGCGAACCGTAATCACTAAAAACAGGATCGATTAGGAAATTAACACCATCCAATTGAATATAATAAGACGAATGTCCCAACCAAATAAATACATTTTCAGATTTATCAATAGATTTGATATCCGTCTGAATATGCGGAATAGAATCTTTCGGATTGAGTTTTGGATTTTTCGCACCAAAGAAAAAATCCCACATCACTTTTTTGGTATCAAAACCTTCTGCAAATGCAGGTGTGTGATGAATATTTTGAAATTGTCCATTTTTATACAACTTCGATTGTTTCATTCGTTCCAATCGTTTTCCAGTTGCATCAGCACCAAAAGTATCCATTTGTAGAATAGCGAAGGTTGCAATTACAAGAATTACAATCAAACTTAATAGGAAGTAAAGCATTCGTTTAAAAACTTTTCGTTTATTGATTTTTTTCATTAATGATCAAATGTATAAAATTCTTGGATTGCTTTTGAAATAATATATCTTAAGTAAACTGTAACATTTGTAACTTTCATTTTAATTTTGATTTACCAACTTTGTACACGTTTTAGAAAAAATAGAAAATGGAATTTATCTTACAACCTTGGCCATGGTATATTGGCGGACCAATAATCGCAATTGTAATGCTTTTATTGATTTATTTCGGAAAAAGTTTTGGGTTTTCATCAAATTTCAGAACGATTTGTTCTGCTTTGGGAGGAGGAAAATCATGTGATTTTTTCTCGTTTGATTGGAAAGCTCAAAAATGGAATTTATTATTCTTAGTTGGCGCAGTAATCGGAGGTTTTGTTTCGGTACATTTCTTATCAGATAATCAAATTCCTGAAATTTCAGATGCTAC of Empedobacter falsenii contains these proteins:
- a CDS encoding restriction endonuclease subunit S, with translation MTNKKLKVDNVPNLRFPGFTDEWKTRKLGEVAIVSSGGTPNRSTSSYWNGNIPWVSTSLIDFNFIEKVDEYITEEGLTNSSAKLFPKGTLLIAMYGQGKTRGKVAILNIEATTNQACGAITTNNDVLNPLFAFQNLTKRYDEIRDLSNQGGQENLSAGIIKGIKINFPEVQEQQKIVSFIDLIDERISTQNKIIEQLETLIKSVSQKIFTQKIRFKELSDEWKLVSLGEVGEIITGKTPSTKDLDLWSGNIQFVTPTDIKENKYQHSTERTIKKTDKLKILPPKSIMFTCIASIGKMSLSLYPSVTNQQINSIIPHSYFSNEFIFYAVKNIAEIIKSTQSTSTMPIINKTEFSKFKISIPSLKEQNHIAFFLSKIDQKIETEKLVLQQLEKQKNYLLQQMFI
- a CDS encoding type I restriction-modification system subunit M — encoded protein: MSEEQKKILEQQLWNIANTLRGKMNADEFRDYILGFIFYKYLAEKMEIYANSILEEDKIKFIDINENTSEGQAYIDAVREEALETLGYFLKPSELFSEIARRGNSDTDTFILEDLQKILTNIQLSTMGTQSEEDFDNLFEDMDLNSTKLGKTAEARNEIIVKVLVHLDEIDFKLNDTELDVLGDAYEYLIGQFASGAGKKAGEFYTPQEVSKILAKIVTTGKNRLKSVYDPTCGSGSLLLRVAKEVKDVNNFFGQEMNRTTYNLARMNMILHGVHYLKFDIKQEDTLENPQHLNDMPFEAIVANPPFSANWSANPLFLNDDRFSQYGKLAPASKADFAFVQHMIYHLAENGTMAIVLPHGVLFRGAAELHIRKYLIEQKNYLDTVIGLPANIFYGTSIPTCILVFKKCKEDPDHILFIDASKDFEKVKNQNMLRDEHIDKIVETYRNRTSIEKYSHLATLQEVAENDYNLNIPRYVDTFEEEEEIDIHAVMQEIKSLEAKRAELDQEIDVYFKELGLVF
- a CDS encoding GNAT family N-acetyltransferase; translated protein: MIRRIEEVDFARLRDIWESSVSNTHHFLAEEDFEYYRENLPNYFPHVALFGYEIGNQLVGFVGVAAQNLEMLFIHNDFRRKGVGKALLDFSIQELNVKSVDVNEQNQQAIDFYLSQGFKVTSRSEKDNEGKAYPILHLSL
- a CDS encoding MFS transporter encodes the protein MHSLTELSSTQKNRIRFAVSLFFFSQGLAFSSWASRIPTIKSDLGISEGQLGTLLLLMPIGQLCTMALSGKLVAKFGSKNVLRIVVLIYPLILCCIGLDQNFYQLGAVLFFFGVIGNMCNISVNTQGVEVEKIYGKSIMSSFHGAWSIAGFTGALIGLLMMNLHVNTFYHFVFIYGLIILSWFINKKYLVDSTPAPAKEKKSIFSKPDTVLVQLGIIGFLSMATEGAMFDWSGVYFQDIVKAPQNLVVVGYASFMVMMATGRFVGDYFISKYGKQRVMQISGILMFSGLMLSVFFPQFIVCTIAFMMVGLGVACNVPTVYSVAGKNKNVNPGVALAMVSSISFLGFLMGPPLIGYIAEAFDLRYSYALFACFGLIMVFMVGRMKIFKNINN
- a CDS encoding TrkH family potassium uptake protein gives rise to the protein MQITDYSWFFVSKYLQFAIVLKLVREIATPNLNFKRSVITPPQLFIFSFFILVFGGACLLMLPKATYHPISFLDALFTATSAVCVTGLTSVDTYITYTPVGHFILMLLIQAGGLGILTFAGYIAYFFKGNSSYENQIALGSIANNDSLSEVFSFVKRIIYLTFGIEFVGAVLIYISIAPYNISIVDKLFFSIFHSVSAFCNAGFSTLPNGLMNKGFVHNYGFQSVLITLIFLGGIGFPILINILRYTDYLIRKLISKILHNKNNRKNWVFTLSSKVNLITSLTILIISTIILFFEEYYSTLGQHQGFGKFISALFIAITPRTAGFNNIDFSHLQFSSILLVILLMWIGASPASTGGGIKTSTFAIAILNFINIARGKNKIEIYKRELSPINVQKAFATMTLSFLVIGIGIFLITKFDNHLHLIDVAFEAFSAYSTVGLSLNLTPTLSDPSKIVVITMMFIGRVSMITILMAFFKKTVSSNYRYPSDDILI
- a CDS encoding potassium channel family protein, with the protein product MKIIIIGLGNFGAALGKKMVKLGHEIIGVDNNIQRVEALKDKLSYTICLDATDELSINKLPLNNTDIVIVSIGENEGANIMATAIFKNKNVKRLISRSINSLHENVLQAIGVTEIIRPEAESAERWTKKLNVKGVVDSFELNKEFSIIEVVTPNELVGKTFDEIQFKKQHNILVMTIIKNKEEASFLGQYKIVPEVQGFPTSNTVITKDDVLVIYGANQEIYKFLKKFNIQ
- the lysA gene encoding diaminopimelate decarboxylase, translated to MELNRERLLELVQKYGAPLYVYDANKIRSQYEKMTNAFSTVKRLKLNYACKANTNLNLLKYFKSLGSGLDTVSIQEVELGLMAGFKPKEIIYTPNGVSYAEIKKAIDLGVRINIDNLSVLETFGQDFPKYPVCVRINPHIMAGGNANISVGHIDSKFGISIHQLPHIKRVVENTGLHLDGVHMHTGSDILDIDVFLQGAEILFEVAAEFKNLSYIDFGSGFKVPYYPGADETDIEYLGERLSARFNEFEKAYGKPLTLMFEPGKYMVSEAGSFLATVNVVKQTTSTVFAGIDTGFNHLIRPMFYSAHHEIENISNPEGRSRYYTVVGYICETDTFGSNRKINEISEGDVLCFHNAGAYCFSMASNYNSRFKPAEVLLIDDKDYLIRRRETIQDLIATTEDIKF
- a CDS encoding MBL fold metallo-hydrolase, which codes for MKKINKRKVFKRMLYFLLSLIVILVIATFAILQMDTFGADATGKRLERMKQSKLYKNGQFQNIHHTPAFAEGFDTKKVMWDFFFGAKNPKLNPKDSIPHIQTDIKSIDKSENVFIWLGHSSYYIQLDGVNFLIDPVFSDYGSPLPIFNKAFKGANTYHAKDFPKIDYLVISHDHYDHLDYETVKELRPKVEKVILPLGVGAHFEKWNYLPEQLIEEEWNTSVSLKNNLKITFTPARHFSGRKFKRNTTLWTSYVLETPTQKIFLGGDSGYDTHFKEIGEKYGPFDFAILENGQYNDAWKYIHALPTDLPAIITDLKAKHIIPVHAAKFALAKHAWDEPLEKIIENGKQNKLDILTPMIGEPLNLNDSVFHFKEWWRD
- a CDS encoding YeeE/YedE family protein; the encoded protein is MEFILQPWPWYIGGPIIAIVMLLLIYFGKSFGFSSNFRTICSALGGGKSCDFFSFDWKAQKWNLLFLVGAVIGGFVSVHFLSDNQIPEISDATIAKLNTMGFESAGKAYSPTEIFETMSVKNIALLFVGGLLIGFGTRYAGGCTSGHAISGLSDLQLPSLIAVIGFFIGGLLMVHVLFPLIF